The following proteins come from a genomic window of Athalia rosae chromosome 1, iyAthRosa1.1, whole genome shotgun sequence:
- the LOC105693455 gene encoding protein TANC2 isoform X3, with product MRMRDSVVYTPVSIGPDTDDEDTLVNAEVYINDLAQIKALVESSSGIGGSICPSCEMPFDKGKKRRLIDDCGHERCYSCTFRSETCPLCAVQDSRRPGAFQSTLERTNRTIFDRGSTSQLCTRPCSREQTPISATSARARTREDVEEWIEDTTAVNVLCGGHRTRVKIDENLTPFVQSHADVTSPLPTKGPKGLKGKPPRTPTDILSRCCSPNPQQKANMSQSCPTPPQHRRRFFLSPKVLRSPFGQKNSSAHQRAATPELSNDNPSALSDDEGANVRPLSSRTKKCLQSDLYMRLGLLLGGNSRSVVGNGSCPRSSTRLGESQSRESSAASFSSLTSFETQTLASTNTSPVSTLNGTSSEAEVAIVHRGGKDCDSVASLISMSISGLSNGSSSPLTPRRHSVTTTQPGKIEELGVFKTRRTCVRRSGRSGIIKESTDPRIHFAQYRSVQLTLKPLFFEVPLLEADPIFTGRQWLVDELDTVVSGSSSGVLISGSPGTGKTALILQLVEHSCFGRRREQIPPPEDYADIEDRGKSSSPLIQVSMQNTNDKIRELASHVVAYHFCQADNNNTCLVPDLIHSLAAQLCQAPQLVAYREYLLSEPHLQGSVSQRECTVDPDLALTRGIIEPMVTLHKADRLPCTNMIILIDAICEAEYHRPDRGDTIASFLARHASNLPSWLKIICTVRTQLEDCAKQFPFARISLDKSTVHPKSSDITRDLTDYVTYRLSQSPSIQANVSGANQTRFTSHLLTLSKGNFLFAKLTLDLIESGHLVAKSASYKVLPVSLAQIFLLHFNLRFPTATSFDRVQPLLGVCLAALYPLTLLEIFYSVNALNIDHFVSWQDFLQRFKMLSGFLVKRLDNTYMFFHPSFREWLIRRDEGESTKFLCDLRLGHAAIAFRLSRLQAPLDGDKVLELGHHVLKAHVYRGVAPSWPSRDLQASWLTSSTESVSSALCTLRNIYSPNVKVSRLLLLAGASPNHVTEYLGSAPVLCMHAHEGSVEMISLLLEFGADVELTNSQGCTALSLAAARGHCDVVRRLAAAGASLGHADMAGQCPLVHAARHARLSVVGYLLACDWLVKVARGTVDSEVGRAEAAQQAVVAAAAQGHEQIVEYLLDMAEVKVDCPDSLTGETALTTAAAHGSTAVVCALLARGANPAAVNAKGFSPLMLAARDGHWGAAERLLEGSLSSSTDQILDQAKPLLNQRDLVGRTALMVAAAEGHCNLAELFLDNGAMLEATDNEGLTAVGWACVRGRISAVQSLLDHGANINTTDKTGRTPLDLAAFQGNPKLVQLLLDRGAAVEHVDLHGMRPLDRAIGCRNIPVVQCFLRRGAKLGPATWAMAAGKPDILLILLNKLLEDGNVLYRKGRLKEASHRYGYALRKFPSTSIQSLNQDQEPKEQERDKDHLLLHLPTFTQLRLNFLLNLSRCKRKMNEVQEAIELASEVLKTKPDSYEAFYARAKANVDARHFEDALSDVKEALHIAPPHNREVRRVLSTLKDEICSRNDGAGSSRDKPDNGFGFHVSMDTLTEL from the exons ATCTCGCGCAAATCAAAGCGCTGGTTGAGTCCTCGTCGGGAATCGGAGGGTCGATTTGCCCATCCTGCGAAATGCCCTTCGACAAAGGGAAGAAGCGACGCCTGATCGACGACTGCGGGCACGAGCGGTGTTACTCGTGTACCTTCCGGAGCGAGACGTGCCCCCTGTGCGCGGTCCAAGACTCCAGGAGGCCGGGTGCCTTCCAAAGTACCCTCGAACGTACCAACCGGACCATATTTGACAGAGGTTCCACCTCGCAGCTATGCACGAGGCCGTGCAGCCGAGAGCAAACGCCGATCTCTGCAACGAGTGCCAGGGCTCGCACGCGCGAAGACGTCGAAGAATGGATCGAAGATACGACCGCCGTCAACGTTCTGTGCGGCGGTCATAGGACCAGAGTCAAAATCGACGAGAACTTGACGCCGTTCGTTCAG tcGCATGCAGACGTCACATCGCCACTCCCGACCAAGGGGCCGAAGGGGTTGAAAGGAAAGCCACCTAGGACTCCGACGGACATCCTATCGAGGTGCTGCTCGCCCAATCCCCAGCAAAAGGCCAACATGTCGCAAA GCTGCCCAACACCTCCCCAGCACAGAAGAAGATTCTTCCTCAGTCCCAAAGTGCTCAGAAGTCCCTTCGGCCAGAAAAATTCTTCCGCCCATCAGCGGGCTGCCACGCCGGAGCTAAGCAATGACAATCCATCTGCCTTGTCAG ATGACGAAGGCGCCAACGTTAGGCCACTTTCgtcgagaacgaaaaaatgtttgcAGTCCGATCTCTACATGAGATTAGGTCTGCTACTTGGAGGAAACTCTCGGAGCGTCGTTGGTAACGGTAGCTGCCCCAGGTCCTCAACTAGGCTCGGCGAGAGCCAAAGTCGTGAAAGTTCTGCGGCATCCTTCAGCAGTTTAACGAGCTTCGAAACCCAAACTCTAGCGTCGACAAACACCAGCCCGGTATCAACGCTGAATGGAACCTCCAGCGAGGCAGAAGTCGCCATCGTCCATCGCGGTGGTAAGGACTGTGATAGCGTGGCTAGCCTCATTTCAATGTCGATTTCGGGCTTATCGAACGGTAGCTCCAGCCCGCTGACGCCCCGGAGACACTCTGTTACCA CTACTCAACCCGGGAAGATTGAAGAACTCGGCGTCTTTAAGACACGAAGAACGTGCGTTCGAAGATCAGGAAGATCGGGAATAATCAAAGAATCAACAGATCCTAGAA TACACTTCGCCCAGTATCGCTCGGTGCAATTGACGTTGAAGCCACTTTTCTTTGAGGTGCCTCTGCTGGAGGCAGATCCTATATTCACTGGGCGACAATGGCTGGTGGACGAACTGGATACAGTTGTAAGTGGTTCATCTTCCGGTGTCCTAATTTCCGGATCTCCAGGTACAGGCAAGACGGCGCTCATTCTCCAGCTTGTCGAGCACAGCTGCTTCGGGCGCCGGAGAGAACAAATTCCACCTCCGGAAGACTATGCCGATATTGAGGATAGGGGGAAGTCGTCGAGCCCCCTCATCCAAGTATCGATGCAGAACACGAATGACAAG atcCGTGAACTGGCATCTCACGTCGTTGCTTACCACTTTTGCCAGGCAGACAACAATAACACATGCCTTGTCCCGGACTTGATTCATTCTCTGGCTGCGCAACTCTGTCAAGCTCCTCAACTAGTCGCCTACAGGGAATACCTCCTCTCAGAACCTCATCTTCAAGGATCTGTTTCCCAAAGAGAATGCACCGTTGACCCCGACCTCGCACTCACCAGAGGAATCATTGAGCCAATGGTCACACTGCACAAAGCCGATAGGTTGCCGTGCACTAATATG ATCATCCTAATCGATGCCATTTGCGAAGCTGAATATCACCGGCCAGACCGCGGCGATACGATTGCCTCTTTTTTAGCCAGACATGCTTCTAACTTGCCCTCATGGCTCAAGATTATCTGTACCGTACGAACACAACTTGAGGACTGCGCAAAACAGTTTCCCTTTGCGAGAATATCACTGGACAAATCCACGGTCCACCCCAAAAGCAGTGATATCACCAGAGATCTCACTGATTATGTGACTTATCGGCTCAGCCAGAGCCCGTCGATCCAGGCCAATGTCAGCGGAGCTAATCAAACCAGGTTTACCTCCCATCTTCTGACTCTATCGAAGGGAAACTTTCTATTCGCCAAGCTGACCCTTGACCTAATCGAGAGTGGACATCTAGTCGCTAAATCTGCAAGCTACAAG GTTTTACCCGTCTCTCTCGCTCAAATATTTCTACTGCACTTCAATTTGAGGTTTCCAACCGCTACCTCCTTCGACAGGGTGCAACCCCTTTTGGGGGTCTGTTTGGCTGCACTATACCCCCTGACACTCCTTGAGATTTTCTATTCCGTCAACGCTCTCAACATCGACCATTTCGTTTCTTGGCAAGACTTTCTCCAGAGATTCAAG ATGTTGTCAGGATTTCTGGTGAAACGTTTGGACAACACCTATATGTTCTTTCACCCATCGTTCAGAGAGTGGCTAATACGGCGAGATGAGGGTGAGTCAACAAAGTTTCTTTGTGACCTCAGACTAGGACACGCTGCCATAGCCTTCAGACTGTCACGGCTTCAAGCACCCCTCGATGGTGACAAAGTCTTGGAGCTAGGGCACCATGTTCTCAAGGCACACGTATACCGCGGAGTTGCACCCAGCTGGCCTTCGCGTGATCTACAG GCTTCGTGGTTGACATCCTCGACTGAAAGCGTCTCATCAGCATTATGCACTCTACGAAACATTTACAGCCCGAATGTAAAAGTTTCACGGCTACTTCTACTAGCCGGTGCATCGCCTAACCATGTCACTGAGTACCTGGGTAGTGCCCCTGTTCTCTGCATGCATGCTCACGAGGGATCTGTGGAAATGATCTCCCTATTACTCGAGTTTGGAGCTGACGTAGAGCTCACTAACAGTCAAGGTTGCACCGCCCTATCTCTGGCAGCAGCTCGTGGTCACTGCGACGTAGTTCGAAG ATTAGCGGCTGCCGGTGCATCACTAGGACACGCGGACATGGCAGGGCAATGTCCTCTAGTGCATGCAGCAAGGCATGCGAGGCTGTCTGTGGTCGGATATCTACTGGCATGTGACTGGCTTGTCAAAGTGGCCCGAGGAACGGTAGATTCCGAGGTCGGCAGGGCTGAAGCTGCACAGCAGGCTGTGGTTGCTGCTGCCGCGCAGGGCCACGAACAAATTGTCGAGTACCTTCTCGACATGGCCGAGGTCAAGGTGGACTGCCCTGACTCACTTACAGGAGAAACTGCGCTCACAACCGCTGCAGCTCATGGCTCCACAGCTGTAGTTTGCGCTCTACTCGCTCGTGGTGCTAATCCTGCTGCCGTAAATGCCAAGGGCTTCTCGCCTCTGATGCTTGCTGCTCGGGATGGTCACTGGGGAGCAGCGGAGAGACTTCTTGAAG GTTCACTGTCCAGTAGCACTGACCAAATTCTAGATCAGGCCAAACCGCTTCTGAACCAACGCGATCTTGTCGGACGCACTGCGTTGATGGTAGCTGCGGCCGAGGGCCACTGTAACCTGGCCGAACTCTTCCTCGACAATGGTGCAATGCTAGAAGCTACCGACAATGAAGGGTTGACGGCCGTAGGATGGGCCTGCGTTCGAGGACGCATATCCGCTGTCCAGTCACTACTTGACCACGGCGCAAACATTAATACCACCGATAAAACTGGCAGGACGCCTCTGGACCTTGCCGCATTTCAG GGGAATCCAAAGTTGGTACAGTTGCTGTTAGACAGGGGTGCTGCGGTTGAGCACGTTGACCTCCATGGGATGCGACCTCTTGATCGAGCCATTGGTTGCAGAAACATACCTGTTGTTCAATGTTTTTTGCGCCGTGGCGCGAAGTTGGGACCAGCTACTTGGGCAATGGCGGCTGGGAAGCCGGACATCCTTTTAATCCTCTTGAACAAGTTGCTGGAAGATGGAAATGTTTTATATCGGAAGGGTCGACTAAAGGAAGCGTCACACCGCTACGGGTATGCTCTTCGGAAGTTTCCATCAACTTCTATACAAAGTCTGAATCAGGATCAAGAACCAAAGGAGCAAGAGCGTGACAAGGATCACCTTCTCTTGCATCTTCCAACCTTTACTCAGCTGCGTCTGAATTTCCTGCTGAACTTGAGCAGATGCAAGCGAAAAATGAAC GAGGTCCAAGAAGCAATTGAGCTCGCAAGCGAAGTACTGAAGACTAAGCCCGACTCCTACGAAGCATTTTATGCTCGCGCCAAGGCCAACGTAGACGCACGGCACTTCGAGGACGCTCTCTCGGACGTTAAGGAAGCTCTTCACATCGCCCCACCGCACAATCGTGAGGTACGAAGAGTTTTATCCACTCTAAAGGATGAGATATGCTCCAGAAATGACGGGGCTGGGTCTAGTAGAGATAAGCCCGACAACGGGTTTGGGTTTCACGTCTCAATGGATACGCTTACGGAACTCTAG